A window of the Dongshaea marina genome harbors these coding sequences:
- the sigZ gene encoding RNA polymerase sigma factor SigZ → MDPTNNALLKRVWGEYQQALKAFLHSKVSNDADVDELLQEILIKTYQNLSSVREMNSIKAWLFQLANHTIIDFYRKHSRDNRLTNEQILFTDDDYNLKQELARCITPFVQALPEQEGYLLQRIDLDGHSQKLIAEQLGVSYSTLKSRVQKSRINLKKLFEDCCHLSLDSSGNLIDCEAKSGDCDSC, encoded by the coding sequence ATGGATCCAACGAATAATGCTTTACTCAAGCGAGTCTGGGGAGAGTACCAACAAGCGCTCAAGGCATTCCTACACTCTAAAGTCAGCAATGATGCTGATGTTGACGAGTTGCTCCAGGAAATCCTGATCAAAACCTACCAAAACCTCTCCTCTGTTCGTGAGATGAACAGCATCAAAGCCTGGTTATTTCAGCTTGCTAACCACACCATTATTGACTTTTACCGTAAGCACTCTCGAGATAATCGTCTAACCAACGAACAAATATTATTCACAGACGATGACTATAACCTTAAACAGGAGTTGGCTAGATGTATTACTCCATTCGTACAGGCCTTACCTGAGCAAGAGGGGTACCTGCTTCAACGCATCGATCTTGATGGACACAGCCAGAAACTAATTGCCGAGCAGCTCGGAGTCAGCTATTCCACCTTGAAATCTCGGGTTCAAAAAAGCCGCATCAATCTTAAAAAGCTATTTGAAGATTGCTGTCACCTGTCACTGGACAGCAGCGGCAACCTGATAGATTGTGAAGCAAAATCAGGGGATTGTGATTCCTGTTAA
- a CDS encoding glutathione S-transferase family protein has translation MLKVISFKICPFVQRVTATLEAKQIPYEVVYIDLNSKPQWFLDISPNGQVPLLITESTTPLFESDAIIEYIEDEYGPLQQNLTNEHRALERAWSYLGSKHYLMQCSAMTSPDQITLTQRIQKLSHAFAKAEAQFKAGPLFNGDSLSRVDLAWLPLLHRAHIIQSHTCFDMLEGFPKMKKWQQALITTGLTDRSVSKDFVENFTSFYLSNKTYLGRGADCPAHSTGGCDCC, from the coding sequence ATGCTCAAAGTTATTAGCTTTAAAATCTGCCCCTTCGTCCAGCGAGTAACCGCAACACTGGAAGCCAAACAGATCCCCTATGAAGTTGTATATATAGACCTAAACAGCAAGCCTCAGTGGTTCCTGGATATTTCACCGAATGGCCAGGTTCCACTGCTGATCACTGAATCCACAACCCCGCTCTTTGAGTCTGACGCCATCATTGAATACATCGAGGATGAATATGGCCCGCTACAGCAAAATCTAACGAATGAGCATCGAGCACTAGAGCGCGCATGGAGCTATCTTGGATCCAAACATTATCTGATGCAGTGCTCAGCCATGACTAGCCCCGACCAAATCACCTTGACTCAGCGGATCCAGAAGCTGAGTCACGCCTTCGCCAAAGCCGAAGCACAATTCAAAGCAGGCCCCTTGTTCAACGGTGATTCTCTTAGCCGTGTTGATCTTGCCTGGCTCCCATTACTGCACCGTGCCCATATAATTCAATCGCATACCTGTTTTGATATGCTCGAAGGCTTCCCAAAAATGAAAAAGTGGCAACAAGCCCTTATAACAACCGGCCTCACTGACCGTTCTGTTTCAAAGGATTTCGTAGAAAATTTCACAAGCTTCTATCTTTCCAACAAAACTTATCTGGGAAGAGGCGCGGACTGCCCGGCCCACTCAACCGGCGGTTGTGACTGCTGCTAA
- a CDS encoding helix-turn-helix domain-containing protein produces MLNTINLADIRSFVLIAELGNFTKAAETLGVSRSHVSRQISNLEKQMGSPCWSAPPVLSA; encoded by the coding sequence ATGCTGAACACCATTAACCTTGCCGACATCCGCTCCTTCGTGTTGATCGCCGAGTTAGGTAACTTTACCAAGGCGGCTGAAACACTCGGGGTATCCCGCTCCCATGTCTCGCGGCAGATCAGCAATCTTGAAAAGCAGATGGGGTCACCCTGCTGGTCCGCACCACCCGTACTCAGCGCCTGA
- a CDS encoding substrate binding domain-containing protein — protein sequence MDDTRSVRGTIRINCVGGYLGEELIAGMLCEFLQEYPDVNINLDFSSHRIDLIEDEFDLAFRMGKLEDAGFIARKLLDLTMVTLASPAYIERYGDPEHPRELSEHHCLSGSVKKWSYRNIHSPELSFDAQIRGQLECKNGRVMLLGALAGNGIIRVPLIYCQQEVQQGRLRRVLKEWEIPDVEFSALYHRDRYQPNRLRTLIEFMKSYFENLRG from the coding sequence GTGGATGATACCCGGTCCGTTCGAGGGACGATTCGGATCAATTGTGTCGGGGGTTACCTGGGAGAGGAGCTGATCGCCGGTATGCTCTGTGAATTTTTGCAGGAGTATCCGGATGTCAACATCAACCTTGATTTTAGCAGTCACCGCATCGATCTGATTGAGGATGAGTTCGATCTTGCCTTTCGGATGGGCAAACTTGAAGACGCAGGGTTTATTGCCAGAAAACTGCTGGATCTCACCATGGTTACCCTGGCAAGCCCCGCCTATATCGAACGCTACGGCGATCCTGAGCATCCCAGAGAGCTTAGTGAGCATCACTGTCTGAGCGGATCGGTCAAAAAATGGAGTTATCGAAACATTCACTCCCCGGAACTAAGCTTCGATGCCCAGATCAGGGGGCAGCTTGAGTGTAAAAATGGCCGGGTGATGCTGCTGGGAGCCTTGGCAGGAAACGGGATCATCCGGGTACCGCTTATCTACTGCCAGCAGGAGGTCCAGCAGGGAAGATTGCGGCGAGTACTCAAAGAGTGGGAGATCCCGGATGTGGAATTTTCAGCCCTTTATCACAGGGATCGATATCAGCCGAACCGGTTGCGAACCCTGATAGAGTTTATGAAAAGCTATTTTGAAAACCTTCGGGGCTAA
- a CDS encoding SDR family oxidoreductase has translation MKKLVVITGASSGIGEAIARRLSDEGHPLLLLARRIERLQAMDLPNTMCEKVDVTDKASFEQAIAKAEAEYGPADAIVNNAGMMLLGQLDTQDSAEWKTMFDVNVLGLMNGMQAVLAPMKARNTGTIINISSIAGRKTFGNHAAYCGTKFAVHAISENVREEVAASNVRVITIAPGAVETELLSHTTSSEIRDGYEEWKGTMGGPLVADDIARAVSFAYQQPQNVCIREIVLAATRQEP, from the coding sequence ATGAAAAAGCTCGTTGTGATTACAGGTGCAAGTTCTGGTATTGGTGAAGCGATTGCCCGTCGTTTGAGTGATGAGGGACACCCTCTGCTGCTGCTGGCACGCCGCATTGAGCGCCTGCAAGCCATGGATCTGCCTAATACAATGTGTGAAAAGGTCGATGTGACCGATAAGGCCTCTTTTGAGCAGGCGATCGCTAAGGCCGAGGCCGAGTATGGCCCTGCCGATGCCATTGTGAATAATGCAGGCATGATGCTGCTGGGTCAGCTGGATACTCAAGATAGCGCTGAGTGGAAGACCATGTTTGATGTCAACGTTCTGGGTCTGATGAACGGGATGCAGGCGGTGCTTGCGCCAATGAAGGCCCGCAATACCGGGACCATCATCAACATTAGCTCGATTGCTGGTCGCAAGACCTTTGGAAACCATGCAGCCTATTGCGGAACCAAGTTCGCGGTGCATGCGATCTCAGAGAATGTACGTGAAGAGGTTGCTGCTTCCAATGTTCGCGTCATCACCATTGCACCGGGCGCCGTTGAGACTGAGCTGTTGTCTCACACCACCTCCAGTGAAATTCGCGATGGCTATGAAGAGTGGAAGGGCACCATGGGTGGGCCCCTGGTGGCTGACGATATCGCCCGCGCCGTGAGCTTCGCTTACCAGCAGCCACAGAATGTCTGCATTCGTGAAATCGTGCTGGCGGCAACTCGCCAGGAGCCTTAA
- a CDS encoding alanine/glycine:cation symporter family protein → MEQLIAAINGLLWGKILIYLLLFAGAYFTLRFGFIQIRHFGHMFSVLKNSRQADAAGISSFQALCTSLAARVGTGNLAGVAVALYLGGPGAIFWMWLIAIIGMATAFAESTLAQLYKVKDDDGNYRGGPAYYMELGLGARWMGVLFSLCLLLAFGLVFNAVQANSISAAMQVAFNIPSWGTGLAIVIAAGLIIFGGIRAIARFAELVVPFMALIYLLIALVVVMMNIGELPGIISLIVKSAFGLEQAGGGAVGFAISQAMMNGIKRGLFSNEAGMGSAPNAAATATPYPPHPASQGYVQMLGVFMDTIVICTCTASIILVSGQFEPGSGITGIELTQRALSAEVGGWGNTFIAIAILFFAFTSIVANYMYAENNLIFLEHNHKAGLTLFRICVLAMVMFGAMGELPVVWAMADASMGIMALINLVAILLLSGVAVKLAKDYNRQLDAGKLPTFDLNDYPELKGKVVEGIWDNNAQKPQEPSKS, encoded by the coding sequence AATCCTCATCTATCTGCTGCTATTCGCCGGGGCTTACTTCACCCTCCGCTTTGGATTTATCCAGATCCGCCACTTTGGCCACATGTTCTCGGTTCTGAAAAACAGCCGCCAAGCCGATGCTGCAGGGATCTCCTCGTTCCAGGCTCTGTGTACCAGCCTGGCGGCAAGAGTGGGAACGGGAAATCTCGCCGGGGTTGCGGTAGCCCTCTACCTGGGAGGGCCGGGAGCCATTTTCTGGATGTGGCTGATTGCCATCATCGGGATGGCCACTGCATTTGCCGAAAGTACCCTGGCACAGCTTTACAAAGTGAAAGATGATGACGGGAACTATCGGGGCGGGCCCGCTTATTACATGGAGCTGGGTCTGGGAGCACGCTGGATGGGAGTCCTGTTCTCTTTGTGCTTACTGCTCGCCTTTGGCCTGGTGTTTAATGCGGTGCAGGCTAACTCGATCTCGGCCGCGATGCAGGTGGCATTCAATATTCCAAGCTGGGGGACGGGTCTTGCAATTGTGATTGCAGCCGGACTGATCATCTTCGGCGGGATCCGGGCCATCGCCCGCTTTGCGGAGTTGGTGGTGCCCTTCATGGCGCTCATCTATCTGTTGATTGCCCTGGTGGTTGTCATGATGAACATAGGTGAGCTGCCCGGGATCATCTCCCTCATCGTTAAGTCCGCCTTCGGACTGGAGCAAGCCGGAGGGGGCGCCGTTGGTTTTGCCATCTCTCAGGCGATGATGAACGGTATCAAGCGCGGCTTGTTCTCGAATGAAGCAGGTATGGGTTCGGCACCAAACGCGGCAGCGACTGCGACCCCTTACCCGCCGCATCCGGCATCCCAGGGCTATGTGCAGATGCTGGGGGTGTTCATGGATACGATCGTGATCTGTACCTGTACCGCCTCAATTATCCTGGTTTCCGGGCAGTTTGAGCCGGGCTCAGGGATCACCGGAATCGAGCTCACCCAGAGGGCTCTGTCTGCCGAAGTAGGGGGCTGGGGAAATACCTTCATCGCCATCGCCATCCTGTTCTTCGCCTTTACCTCGATTGTGGCGAACTACATGTATGCCGAGAACAACCTGATTTTTCTCGAGCATAACCATAAGGCGGGACTGACCCTGTTCAGGATCTGTGTGCTGGCAATGGTGATGTTTGGGGCCATGGGGGAGCTACCTGTGGTCTGGGCGATGGCCGATGCCTCCATGGGGATCATGGCACTGATTAACCTGGTCGCGATCCTGCTCTTATCCGGCGTCGCGGTCAAATTGGCCAAAGACTATAACCGCCAGCTGGATGCAGGCAAGCTGCCCACCTTTGATCTCAATGACTACCCTGAACTCAAGGGTAAGGTGGTTGAGGGGATCTGGGATAATAACGCCCAAAAACCTCAGGAACCTTCTAAATCATAA